Proteins encoded in a region of the Vicia villosa cultivar HV-30 ecotype Madison, WI linkage group LG5, Vvil1.0, whole genome shotgun sequence genome:
- the LOC131606267 gene encoding uncharacterized protein LOC131606267 — MLYDVIGVLQDVLKTQMGGGGRKSCVNITLRDVEGNVIELVLWEDYAKQFVAYTTPNNFVGPTIIVLTHSWCKTNTVSGLPCLSNAWSGSKLYINLEHPQVDEFKASFGSNLPVASQSLTCDSSVQSQNNFWTKLSEVKSIRAVSKFGRDCFATTIGTTTGFNASRFGWYFESNGNTDAERVTKFKLEVEVEYDNHKGIFVFWDKDAIPYTKHTATELREIMKKAGEDNPKIWPTHLDALLNRQMVFRIKYQSQFRRFSIVKILNEDGLYNKFDTVDVVDWL; from the exons ATGTTGTATG ATGTCATTGGTGTATTACAAGATGTTTTGAAAACCCAGATGGGAGGTGGCGGTAGAAAATCTTGCGTCAATATAACTTTGCGTGATGTAGAAGGCAATGTGATCGAGCTGGTGTTATGGGAGGATTACGCCAAACAGTTCGTCGCCTACACTACCCCTAACAACTTTGTCGGTCCTACTATTATTGTTTTGACACATTCATGGTGCAAGACTAATACAG TTTCTGGTTTACCCTGTCTTTCGAACGCATGGAGCGGTTCTAAACTTTACATCAACTTGGAGCATCCACAAGTTGATGAATTCAAAGCTAG TTTTGGATCCAACCTACCTGTTGCTTCCCAATCATTGACTTGCGATTCATCTGTTCAATCGCAAAACAATTTTTGGACCAAATTGTCTGAGGTCAAGAGTATCCGTGCAGTATCTAAATTTGGAAGG GACTGTTTTGCAACCACCATTGGAACTACCACTGGTTTTAATGCCTCCAGGTTTGGATGGTATTTTGAATCAAATGGAAATACGGATGCTGAACGCGTTACTAA ATTCAAACTTGAAGTTGAGGTGGAATATGATAACCATAAGGGGATATTTGTTTTTTGGGATAAGGATGCTATTCCTTATACTAAACACACTGCTACTGAATTAAGAGAAATCATGAAGAAG GCTGGAGAGGACAATCCTAAGATTTGGCCTACTCACCTGGATGCGTTGTTGAATAGACAGATGGTGTTTCGTATCAAATATCAATCACAATTTCGACGATTCTCTATTGTGAAGATACTTAACGAAGACGGCCTTTACAATAAGTTTGAcactgtagatgttgttgattggctgtaa